GAACACTAGCTTTCTTCGGTTCCTTCTCAGTTAATTTAATTGTCCCCAAAATCTCATAAGTGACCTTGTTACCATTGATTTTGGTAACTTTTGCCTCTAATATTTGGTCAACTTGAAAGTCTTGGGATTGAACGACTTTGGCAATTTCTACTTGACGGGATGACTCTACAGGAGATGCAGTAAAAATAGGAATTTCTCCAATGGGAACACCAGCATCTTTGTAGTAACGCATGAGGCGAGATACCCAGCCTAAAATTTGCAGAATGGTGTAAGCATTTCCAACACTTTTGAGAGAATCACTACAAGCTTTCTCGATACTGCGGTAATAATTTGAAGTTTTGCCACTGTGTCCAATGACTCTACCATTACTCACCAAGGTTTTTAAATACTTGAAAAACCGAGAAGTTGCATCTGGTTTGTCAACAATAGTGCGCAGATAGGCAACTGCTTTCCCCAATTCGTTAATGTCTGTATCTTCTTTTACTAGGGTTTGAGCGATCGCATGAGCAATATCCCACTCTGCATCCGTCAATGATTCCAAGGAAGATTCAAGCATAGTCATAATTAGTACATTCCAGATGGCGGTTCGCGGTCGGTTGGATAGCGCAGTACGGCTGCGAGTTCCTCTAGTTGGGGTTTCTGAATCAAACGCGAGTGGGCTGTTTGAATCTTTTCTTGTATAAATTGTTTTAATTTATCTCCTGTCATCTCGTCAGAATCATTGAGGTTATAAGACGAGTAACGCTGTTTCAGGTTTTGTGCTTGTAAGATTTTTTCCACAGCAACTGTCATCGTTCCCATACCGATGGGTTTCCCGCCTCCCACCTTTAAGGCGATAGGATTTTTGGAGTCTTGTCCTAAGACAATTAACAAAGTTCCTAATTCTTCTGCTAGTAAATTCTTGAAGTGCAATTCAGTTTTGAAAGTATACTCTCTTGCGGCTTGTTGTACAGGAATGCCAGCATTTTGTCCTTTATCAATTGCTTTGATAGTATGATAGTAAAACTTCCGACCTGCAACCCTACCTTGAATAAAGTACGCGCTGCTTTCATCTGGACGAGGACGATACAAGGAAGGCATAAATCCAGTGGAAAAGCCCATGCTTTCACACTTCGCATCGTTGAAATCCAGCA
This portion of the Brasilonema sennae CENA114 genome encodes:
- a CDS encoding RAMP superfamily CRISPR-associated protein, giving the protein MTGNRPQPPQQPNKPNRAASSNPELAPKPYEFVSFPKERPNLQRPVGHHKYLSDCLHGTLHLTLKVQTSLHVSTGVVVMGSDIGSRIPLIKTMIQGVDQKLTIGGSSLKGCIRSVYEAITNSTLAVVTPKYRNQIPTERLPCRNKEQLCPASRVFGALDWQGLLDFNDAKCESMGFSTGFMPSLYRPRPDESSAYFIQGRVAGRKFYYHTIKAIDKGQNAGIPVQQAAREYTFKTELHFKNLLAEELGTLLIVLGQDSKNPIALKVGGGKPIGMGTMTVAVEKILQAQNLKQRYSSYNLNDSDEMTGDKLKQFIQEKIQTAHSRLIQKPQLEELAAVLRYPTDREPPSGMY